A single genomic interval of Lynx canadensis isolate LIC74 chromosome A2, mLynCan4.pri.v2, whole genome shotgun sequence harbors:
- the ZYX gene encoding zyxin isoform X1: protein MAAPRPPPAISVSVSAPAFYAPQKKFGPVVAPKPKVNPFRPGDSEPPPAAGAQRAQMGRVGEIPQPPAEDFPPPPPPILGDGDDSEGALGGAFPPPPPPIEEPFPPAPLEEEIFPSPPPPLEEEGGPEAAIPTPPQPREKVSSIDLEIDSLSSLLDDMTRNDPFKARVSSGYVPPPVATPYIPKSNTKPATGGTAPLPPWKSPSSSQPLPQAQAQPLSQTQFHVQPQVKPQVQLHMQPQPQPQPQAQPQPVPFANTQPRGPPAPSPAPKFSPVASKFTPVASKFSPGAPGGPGSQPNQKLGSPEAPSSSSTGSPQPPSFTYAQQKEKPRVQEKQHPVAPPAQSQNQVRSPGAPGPLTLKEVEELEQLTQQLMQDMEHPQRQNVAVNESCGRCHQPLARTQPAVRALGQLFHITCFTCHQCEQQLQGQQFYSLEGAPYCEGCYTDTLEKCNTCGQPITDRMLRATGKAYHPQCFTCVVCSCPLEGTSFIVDQANRPHCVPDYHKQYAPRCSVCEGPIMPEPGREETVRVVALDKNFHMKCYKCEDCGKPLSIEADDNGCFPLDGHVLCRKCHTARAQT, encoded by the exons ATGGCGGCCCCCCGCCCGCCTCCCGCGATCTCCGTGTCGGTCTCCGCTCCGGCCTTTTACGCCCCGCAGAAGAAGTTCGGCCCGGTGGTGGCCCCAAAGCCCAAAGTGAATCCTTTCCGGCCCGGGGATAGCGAGCCTCCCCCGGCCGCCGGGGCCCAGCGCGCGCAGATGGGCCGGGTGGGCGAGATCCCCCAGCCGCCCGCGGAAG ACTttcccccgccaccccctcccaTCCTTGGGGATGGCGACGACTCGGAGGGTGCTCTGGGAGgtgccttcccacctccccctccccctatCGAGGAACCGTTTCCCCCTGCGCCTCTGGAGGAGGAGATCTTCCCTTCCCCACCGCCTccactggaggaggagggaggacctGAGGCCGCCATACCTACCCCCCCACAG CCCAGGGAGAAGGTGAGCAGTATTGATTTGGAGATCGACTCTCTGTCCTCACTGCTGGATGACATGACCAGGAATGATCCCTTCAAAGCCCGG GTGTCATCTGGATATGTACCCCCACCAGTCGCTACTCCATATATTCCCAAGTCCAATACTAAGCCTGCAACTGGGGGCACAGCACCCCTGCCTCCTTGGAAGTCCCCTTCTagctcccagcctctgccccaggcTCAGGCTCAGCCTCTGAGCCAGACCCAGTTCCACGTGCAGCCCCAGGTCAAGCCTCAGGTCCAGCTTCACatgcagccccagccccagccccagccccaggcccagccccagcctgtgCCTTTCGCGAACACCCAGCCTCGAGGACCCCCAGCTCCATCTCCGGCCCCAAAGTTTTCTCCAGTGGCTTCCAAGTTTACTCCTGTGGCTTCCAAGTTCAGCCCTGGAGCCCCAGGTGGACCTGGGTCACAGCCTAATCAGAAGTTGGGGTCCCCTGAAGCTCCCTCTTCCAGTAGCACAGGCTCCCCTCAGCCCCCCAGCTTCACCTATGCTCAGCAGAAGGAGAAGCCCCGAGTGCAGGAGAAGCAGCATCCAGTGGCCCCACCAGCGCAAAGCCAAAATCag GTCCGCTCCCCTGGGGCCCCGGGACCTCTGACTCTGAAGGAGGTGGAGGAGCTGGAGCAGCTGACCCAGCAGCTGATGCAGGACATGGAGCACCCTCAGAGGCAGAACGTGGCTGTCAACG AGTCCTGTGGCCGGTGTCATCAGCCCCTGGCACGCACGCAGCCTGCAGTTCGGGCTCTGGGGCAGTTGTTCCACATCACCTGCTTTACCTGCCACCAGTGTGAGCAGCAGCTGCAGGGACAGCAGTTCTACAGCCTGGAGGGGGCGCCCTACTGTGAGGGCTGCTATACC GACACCCTGGAGAAGTGCAACACCTGCGGGCAGCCCATCACTGACCGCATGCTGAGGGCCACCGGCAAAGCCTACCACCCGCAGTGCTTCACCTGTGTGGTCTGCTCCTGCCCGCTGGAGGGCACCTCCTTCATTGTGGATCAGGCCAACCGGCCCCACTGTGTACCCGACTACCACAA GCAGTACGCCCCCAGGTGCTCGGTCTGCGAAGGGCCCATCATGCCTGAGCCTGGCCGCGAGGAGACTGTGCGAGTGGTCGCTCTGGATAAGAACTTCCACATGAAGTGCTACAAGTGTGAG gacTGCGGGAAGCCACTGTCCATTGAGGCGGATGACAACGGCTGCTTCCCCCTGGATGGCCACGTGCTCTGCCGGAAGTGCCACACTGCCAGAGCCCAGACCTGA
- the ZYX gene encoding zyxin isoform X2, producing MAAPRPPPAISVSVSAPAFYAPQKKFGPVVAPKPKVNPFRPGDSEPPPAAGAQRAQMGRVGEIPQPPAEDFPPPPPPILGDGDDSEGALGGAFPPPPPPIEEPFPPAPLEEEIFPSPPPPLEEEGGPEAAIPTPPQPREKVSSIDLEIDSLSSLLDDMTRNDPFKARVSSGYVPPPVATPYIPKSNTKPATGGTAPLPPWKSPSSSQPLPQAQAQPLSQTQFHVQPQPQPQPQPQAQPQPVPFANTQPRGPPAPSPAPKFSPVASKFTPVASKFSPGAPGGPGSQPNQKLGSPEAPSSSSTGSPQPPSFTYAQQKEKPRVQEKQHPVAPPAQSQNQVRSPGAPGPLTLKEVEELEQLTQQLMQDMEHPQRQNVAVNESCGRCHQPLARTQPAVRALGQLFHITCFTCHQCEQQLQGQQFYSLEGAPYCEGCYTDTLEKCNTCGQPITDRMLRATGKAYHPQCFTCVVCSCPLEGTSFIVDQANRPHCVPDYHKQYAPRCSVCEGPIMPEPGREETVRVVALDKNFHMKCYKCEDCGKPLSIEADDNGCFPLDGHVLCRKCHTARAQT from the exons ATGGCGGCCCCCCGCCCGCCTCCCGCGATCTCCGTGTCGGTCTCCGCTCCGGCCTTTTACGCCCCGCAGAAGAAGTTCGGCCCGGTGGTGGCCCCAAAGCCCAAAGTGAATCCTTTCCGGCCCGGGGATAGCGAGCCTCCCCCGGCCGCCGGGGCCCAGCGCGCGCAGATGGGCCGGGTGGGCGAGATCCCCCAGCCGCCCGCGGAAG ACTttcccccgccaccccctcccaTCCTTGGGGATGGCGACGACTCGGAGGGTGCTCTGGGAGgtgccttcccacctccccctccccctatCGAGGAACCGTTTCCCCCTGCGCCTCTGGAGGAGGAGATCTTCCCTTCCCCACCGCCTccactggaggaggagggaggacctGAGGCCGCCATACCTACCCCCCCACAG CCCAGGGAGAAGGTGAGCAGTATTGATTTGGAGATCGACTCTCTGTCCTCACTGCTGGATGACATGACCAGGAATGATCCCTTCAAAGCCCGG GTGTCATCTGGATATGTACCCCCACCAGTCGCTACTCCATATATTCCCAAGTCCAATACTAAGCCTGCAACTGGGGGCACAGCACCCCTGCCTCCTTGGAAGTCCCCTTCTagctcccagcctctgccccaggcTCAGGCTCAGCCTCTGAGCCAGACCCAGTTCCACGTGCAGCCCCAG ccccagccccagccccagccccaggcccagccccagcctgtgCCTTTCGCGAACACCCAGCCTCGAGGACCCCCAGCTCCATCTCCGGCCCCAAAGTTTTCTCCAGTGGCTTCCAAGTTTACTCCTGTGGCTTCCAAGTTCAGCCCTGGAGCCCCAGGTGGACCTGGGTCACAGCCTAATCAGAAGTTGGGGTCCCCTGAAGCTCCCTCTTCCAGTAGCACAGGCTCCCCTCAGCCCCCCAGCTTCACCTATGCTCAGCAGAAGGAGAAGCCCCGAGTGCAGGAGAAGCAGCATCCAGTGGCCCCACCAGCGCAAAGCCAAAATCag GTCCGCTCCCCTGGGGCCCCGGGACCTCTGACTCTGAAGGAGGTGGAGGAGCTGGAGCAGCTGACCCAGCAGCTGATGCAGGACATGGAGCACCCTCAGAGGCAGAACGTGGCTGTCAACG AGTCCTGTGGCCGGTGTCATCAGCCCCTGGCACGCACGCAGCCTGCAGTTCGGGCTCTGGGGCAGTTGTTCCACATCACCTGCTTTACCTGCCACCAGTGTGAGCAGCAGCTGCAGGGACAGCAGTTCTACAGCCTGGAGGGGGCGCCCTACTGTGAGGGCTGCTATACC GACACCCTGGAGAAGTGCAACACCTGCGGGCAGCCCATCACTGACCGCATGCTGAGGGCCACCGGCAAAGCCTACCACCCGCAGTGCTTCACCTGTGTGGTCTGCTCCTGCCCGCTGGAGGGCACCTCCTTCATTGTGGATCAGGCCAACCGGCCCCACTGTGTACCCGACTACCACAA GCAGTACGCCCCCAGGTGCTCGGTCTGCGAAGGGCCCATCATGCCTGAGCCTGGCCGCGAGGAGACTGTGCGAGTGGTCGCTCTGGATAAGAACTTCCACATGAAGTGCTACAAGTGTGAG gacTGCGGGAAGCCACTGTCCATTGAGGCGGATGACAACGGCTGCTTCCCCCTGGATGGCCACGTGCTCTGCCGGAAGTGCCACACTGCCAGAGCCCAGACCTGA